One region of Thiomonas intermedia genomic DNA includes:
- the guaD gene encoding guanine deaminase, protein MTAATPLPTSLHSSPSPGASPARTALRGDILYFLRDPGWSEDATGAVRFEPDGWLLIEQGRVLAVRAADDPPDASWARQDWRGHLVMPGFIDPHVHAPQVDVIASFGAALLDWLERYTFPAEARYADPEQSRLGAERFLHALLAHGTTSALVFATVHKTSSEALFEAGRQLGMRLITGKVLMDSNCPADLRDDVVQAEHDCIELIERWHGVDRLAYAVTPRFAATSSDAQLTMAGGLLQRYAKQAGGLYMQTHVAENRDEVRWIAELFPDSRSYLDVYDRRGLLTRRSVLAHGIWLDDADRERMAQAGSSIAFSPSSNLFLGSGLFDWARAEAAGVGVAPASDVGGGTSLCQLRTLADGYKVLALQGQRMTAWQGLYAATRGAARALDLEHEIGHFAPGTAADVVVWRWAEGAVQQRRQEMARSLHERLFAWMTLADERNVAATYVSGQLRYRP, encoded by the coding sequence ATGACTGCTGCCACGCCCTTGCCGACCTCCCTCCATTCCAGCCCGTCGCCGGGTGCCAGCCCGGCGCGCACGGCCCTGCGCGGCGACATCCTCTACTTCCTGCGCGATCCCGGCTGGAGCGAGGATGCCACCGGCGCCGTGCGCTTCGAGCCCGACGGCTGGCTGCTGATCGAACAGGGGCGGGTTCTGGCGGTGCGCGCCGCAGACGACCCGCCCGACGCGAGCTGGGCGCGGCAGGACTGGCGGGGCCATCTGGTGATGCCGGGTTTCATCGATCCGCATGTGCACGCGCCGCAGGTCGATGTCATCGCCTCCTTCGGGGCCGCGCTGCTCGACTGGCTGGAGCGCTACACCTTCCCCGCCGAGGCGCGCTACGCCGACCCAGAGCAGAGCCGTCTTGGCGCCGAGCGTTTTCTGCACGCGCTGTTGGCGCACGGCACCACGTCGGCGCTGGTGTTTGCCACGGTGCACAAGACCAGCAGCGAGGCGCTGTTCGAAGCGGGACGGCAACTCGGCATGCGGCTCATCACCGGCAAGGTGCTGATGGACAGCAACTGCCCGGCCGATCTGCGCGATGACGTCGTGCAGGCCGAACACGACTGCATCGAGCTGATCGAGCGCTGGCACGGTGTCGACCGCCTGGCCTACGCCGTGACGCCCCGTTTCGCCGCCACCAGCAGCGACGCGCAACTGACCATGGCCGGCGGCCTGTTGCAGCGCTACGCGAAGCAGGCCGGCGGCCTCTACATGCAGACGCATGTGGCCGAGAACCGAGACGAGGTGCGATGGATCGCCGAGCTGTTTCCCGACAGCCGCAGCTACCTCGACGTGTATGACCGCCGGGGCCTGCTCACCCGCCGCAGCGTTCTGGCGCACGGCATCTGGCTCGACGACGCCGACCGCGAGCGCATGGCCCAGGCCGGCAGCAGCATCGCCTTCTCGCCTTCGTCCAACCTCTTTCTGGGCAGCGGCCTGTTCGACTGGGCCCGGGCCGAGGCCGCCGGTGTGGGCGTGGCGCCGGCCAGCGACGTGGGCGGCGGCACCAGCCTGTGCCAGTTGCGCACCCTGGCCGATGGCTACAAGGTGCTCGCGCTCCAAGGCCAGCGCATGACGGCCTGGCAGGGGCTTTACGCCGCCACCCGGGGCGCGGCGCGCGCCCTCGATCTTGAGCACGAGATCGGCCACTTCGCCCCGGGCACCGCGGCCGACGTGGTGGTGTGGCGCTGGGCCGAGGGCGCGGTGCAGCAGCGGCGCCAGGAGATGGCACGTAGCTTGCATGAGCGTTTGTTCGCGTGGATGACTCTCGCGGACGAACGCAATGTCGCAGCAACGTATGTGAGCGGGCAGTTGCGGTATCGACCGTGA
- a CDS encoding ABC transporter ATP-binding protein yields MRLALEHISKSYPGVKANDDISLAVQPGEIHAVLGENGAGKSTLMKIIYGAVQPDAGQIVWNGAPVRMKNPGMARDLGIAMVYQHFSLFDTLTAAENIWLGLGRRISLSEVETRINAIAHRYGLDCAPRRPVHTLSVGERQRVEIIRCLLADPTLLILDEPTSVLTPQAVEKLFVVLRQLAADGCSILYISHKLDEIRKLCHNCTVLRGGRVSGRVDPAQETEASLSRLMIGADPPALQHRPSQLGEVLLKVDDLELPGDGEFSVAIDHLSLEVRAGEILGIAGVSGNGQQELLAALSGEDRRARPAAVRLAGEPVGALGPGERRKRGLHFIPEERLGRATVPVLSLEQNILLTARPAEVVSHGLIQRQTLREQAQAVIARFGVKAGGPQAAARSLSGGNLQKYIVGREILGQPRVLLVAQPTWGVDVGAAAQIRAELLGLRDAGCAVLVISEELDELFEIADRLQVMARGKLSPSIARADATVEQIGVWMSGLWPQGPMDGAQAATEVSHAAA; encoded by the coding sequence ATGCGGCTCGCGCTCGAACACATCAGCAAGTCCTATCCCGGCGTCAAGGCCAACGACGACATCAGCCTGGCGGTGCAGCCCGGGGAAATCCATGCGGTGCTGGGCGAGAACGGCGCGGGCAAGTCCACGCTGATGAAAATCATCTACGGCGCGGTGCAGCCCGATGCCGGTCAGATCGTCTGGAACGGCGCGCCGGTTCGCATGAAAAACCCCGGCATGGCCCGCGACCTGGGCATCGCCATGGTGTATCAGCACTTCTCGCTGTTCGACACCCTCACTGCGGCGGAGAACATCTGGCTGGGTCTGGGGCGCCGCATCAGCTTGTCCGAAGTGGAGACCCGCATCAATGCCATCGCGCATCGGTACGGGCTGGACTGCGCGCCCCGCCGTCCGGTGCACACCCTGTCGGTCGGCGAACGCCAGCGGGTGGAGATCATCCGCTGCCTGCTGGCCGATCCCACGCTGCTCATCCTCGACGAGCCGACCTCGGTGCTCACGCCGCAGGCCGTCGAAAAGCTGTTTGTCGTGCTGCGCCAGCTCGCCGCGGACGGCTGCAGCATTCTCTACATCAGCCACAAGCTCGACGAGATTCGCAAGCTCTGCCACAACTGCACGGTGTTGCGCGGCGGTCGGGTGAGCGGGCGCGTCGATCCGGCCCAGGAAACCGAGGCCAGCCTGTCGCGGCTGATGATCGGCGCCGATCCGCCCGCGCTGCAGCACCGGCCGTCCCAGCTCGGCGAGGTGCTGCTGAAGGTGGACGATCTGGAACTGCCGGGCGATGGCGAATTCAGCGTGGCCATCGACCATCTCTCGCTGGAGGTGCGCGCCGGGGAAATTCTGGGCATCGCCGGCGTGTCGGGCAATGGCCAGCAGGAATTGCTCGCCGCGCTGTCGGGCGAAGACCGGCGCGCTCGCCCCGCAGCCGTGCGGCTGGCGGGCGAGCCCGTGGGCGCGCTCGGGCCGGGTGAGCGCCGCAAGCGCGGCCTGCATTTCATCCCGGAAGAGCGTCTGGGGCGGGCGACGGTGCCGGTCCTGTCGCTGGAGCAGAACATTTTGCTGACCGCGCGCCCCGCCGAGGTTGTTTCGCACGGTCTGATCCAGCGCCAGACCCTGCGCGAGCAGGCGCAGGCGGTGATCGCCCGCTTCGGCGTGAAGGCCGGCGGTCCGCAGGCCGCGGCGCGCAGCCTGTCGGGCGGCAATCTGCAGAAGTACATCGTGGGCCGGGAAATTCTCGGCCAGCCCCGCGTGCTGCTGGTGGCGCAACCGACCTGGGGCGTGGACGTGGGCGCCGCGGCGCAGATCCGGGCCGAGCTTCTGGGCCTGCGCGATGCGGGCTGCGCCGTGCTGGTCATCTCGGAAGAGCTTGACGAACTGTTCGAGATCGCCGACCGGCTGCAGGTGATGGCGCGCGGCAAGCTGTCGCCCTCCATCGCCCGCGCCGACGCGACGGTCGAGCAGATCGGGGTTTGGATGAGCGGGCTGTGGCCGCAGGGCCCGATGGACGGCGCGCAAGCCGCCACGGAGGTCAGCCATGCTGCGGCTTGA
- the xdhA gene encoding xanthine dehydrogenase small subunit encodes MNAQPIRFVHRGQITEVSGLPVTTTVLQWLREHAHHCGTKEGCAEGDCGACTVVVAELADDGLQDRAAITVGALQLRPVNACIRYLPTLHGKALLTVEDLQGLAPGRALHPVQQALVDCHGSQCGFCTPGFAMSLYASYERHQGAGTRPTRQQLADDLSGNLCRCTGYRPILDAGQAMFEAPAARLDPEPIVALLRQIAERTPEPFVHAAPNPAYPDAQGQPRIDHFIAPRTLAEFASVRVERPEARLLAGATDIGLWTHKQFRDVGDLLYLGDVRELHAVERDGALLRIGAAVPLEDAWAALVHHWPELREMALRFAGPPVRHAGTLGGNVANGSPIGDGAPVLLALDAVLELQKGDAVRRLPLAEFYLDYMKNALQPGEFLRAIDVPLPAADVPQAQALRLRAYKLSKRYDCDISAVSCGLALRLDAQGHVSHARLAFGGMAAVVKRAAQAEAALLGQPWSEASVRAAMRALDTDFQPLTDLRASSAHRQRVARNLLWRFWLETRLDAPLPASVTSVWSGQIPALHAV; translated from the coding sequence ATGAACGCCCAACCCATCCGCTTCGTCCATCGCGGCCAGATCACCGAAGTCAGCGGTCTGCCCGTCACCACCACCGTGCTGCAATGGCTGCGCGAGCATGCGCACCATTGCGGCACCAAGGAAGGCTGCGCCGAAGGCGACTGCGGCGCCTGCACCGTGGTCGTGGCGGAGCTGGCCGATGACGGCCTTCAAGACCGTGCGGCAATCACCGTGGGCGCGTTGCAGCTGCGCCCGGTCAACGCCTGCATCCGCTACCTGCCCACCCTGCACGGCAAGGCGCTGCTGACCGTCGAAGACCTGCAAGGCCTCGCCCCCGGTCGCGCGCTGCACCCCGTGCAGCAGGCCCTGGTCGACTGCCATGGCTCGCAATGTGGCTTCTGCACCCCCGGCTTCGCCATGTCGCTTTACGCAAGCTACGAGCGCCACCAGGGCGCGGGCACCCGGCCCACGCGCCAGCAGCTTGCCGACGACCTGTCGGGCAACCTCTGCCGCTGCACCGGCTACCGACCCATTCTCGATGCGGGCCAGGCCATGTTCGAGGCCCCAGCGGCCCGGCTCGATCCCGAGCCCATCGTCGCACTGCTGCGCCAGATCGCCGAGCGCACGCCCGAGCCTTTTGTCCACGCCGCGCCCAACCCCGCCTACCCCGACGCGCAGGGTCAACCGCGCATCGACCATTTCATCGCGCCACGCACCCTTGCGGAATTTGCCTCAGTCCGGGTTGAACGGCCAGAGGCAAGACTTCTTGCCGGCGCCACCGACATCGGCCTGTGGACCCACAAACAGTTCCGCGACGTGGGCGATCTGCTCTACCTGGGCGACGTGCGCGAGCTGCATGCCGTGGAGCGCGACGGTGCCCTGCTTCGCATCGGCGCGGCCGTGCCGCTGGAAGATGCCTGGGCCGCGCTGGTCCACCACTGGCCCGAACTGCGCGAGATGGCGCTGCGCTTCGCCGGCCCGCCCGTGCGCCATGCCGGCACCCTCGGCGGCAATGTGGCCAACGGCTCGCCCATCGGCGACGGCGCGCCCGTGCTGCTTGCGCTCGATGCGGTGCTCGAATTGCAGAAGGGCGACGCGGTGCGTCGACTGCCGTTGGCCGAGTTCTATCTCGACTACATGAAGAACGCCCTGCAGCCCGGCGAATTCCTGCGCGCCATCGACGTGCCGCTGCCCGCGGCGGACGTGCCCCAGGCGCAGGCGCTGCGGCTGCGAGCCTACAAACTCTCCAAGCGCTACGACTGCGACATCTCGGCGGTGAGCTGCGGCCTGGCCCTGCGGCTGGACGCGCAAGGCCACGTCAGTCACGCGCGTCTGGCGTTTGGCGGCATGGCGGCGGTGGTCAAGCGTGCCGCGCAGGCCGAGGCCGCCCTGTTGGGGCAGCCCTGGAGCGAGGCCAGCGTGCGCGCGGCCATGCGGGCGCTCGACACCGACTTCCAGCCCTTGACCGATCTGCGCGCCAGCAGCGCCCACCGGCAGCGCGTGGCGCGCAATCTGCTGTGGCGATTCTGGCTGGAAACCCGTCTCGATGCGCCCCTGCCTGCCAGCGTGACCAGCGTCTGGTCAGGCCAGATTCCCGCGCTGCATGCCGTTTGA
- the xdhB gene encoding xanthine dehydrogenase molybdopterin binding subunit gives MNKPFDPLPTAPATGPEIADFARSGAHPWPEAEWPALRQGARVGVSPPHESAHLHVSGQAAYTDDAPELHGTLHAALGLSHLAHGKLLGLDLARLRAQPGVVAVLTAADIPAVNDCGPVVHDDPILATDLLRFVGQPVFVVVATTQTLARRAAALAREVIRAEALPALLTAREAHAQGQYVLPPMHLTRETAPGELERAMGSAPHRLQGSLSVGGQEQFYLEGQVAYAMPSENAGMRVLCSTQHPSEMQHVVAHMLGWMLHQVQVECRRMGGGFGGKESQSAQFACCAALAAHLLQRPVKLRLDRDDDFLITGRRHGFEYDYAVGFDDEGRILAYDVTLIANAGHSADLSGAVLTRAICHVDNAYWLPNVAIHGFVAKTNTQSNTAFRGFGGPQGALVTEFVLDSIARKLGHDALQVRRANFYGIGQNHHTPYGQGVTDNVITPLVDQLAHSADHAARRAAIARFNAHSPVLKKGLALTPVKFGISFNVVHLNQAGALVHIYTDGSVLVNHGGTEMGQGLNTKVAQVVAEELGLDFAAVRCTATDTHKVANTSATAASTGADLNGMAALDAARTLRQRLAAFAAERHGGRAELVRFSGGMVHTGDAALPFATLVQQAYLARVQLWSDGFYTTPDLHWNAETLTGHPFYYFAYGAAASEVLVDTLTGEWRLLRADLLHDAGKSLNPALDIGQVEGAFIQGMGWLTLEELVWHPKTGLLLTHAPSTYKIPTANDCPAELHTALFDNPNAQPTVHRSKAVGEPPLLLPFSVLLAIRDAISAVGEHRIDPPLRAPATPEAILDAIDAVRAQ, from the coding sequence ATGAACAAACCTTTCGATCCCCTGCCGACGGCCCCCGCGACGGGTCCAGAAATCGCCGACTTTGCGCGATCAGGCGCCCATCCCTGGCCCGAGGCCGAATGGCCCGCGCTGCGCCAGGGTGCCCGCGTGGGCGTCAGCCCGCCGCACGAATCGGCGCACCTGCACGTCAGCGGGCAGGCCGCCTACACCGATGACGCCCCCGAGCTGCACGGCACGCTGCACGCGGCGCTGGGACTTTCGCACCTGGCCCATGGCAAGCTGCTGGGCCTCGACCTCGCGCGACTGCGCGCACAGCCGGGCGTGGTCGCCGTCCTGACGGCGGCCGATATTCCCGCAGTGAACGACTGCGGCCCCGTGGTGCACGACGACCCCATTCTGGCCACCGACCTCCTGCGTTTCGTCGGCCAGCCGGTCTTCGTCGTCGTGGCCACCACGCAAACCCTCGCGCGCCGCGCGGCGGCCCTGGCCCGCGAGGTCATCCGCGCCGAAGCCCTGCCCGCGCTGCTCACCGCCCGCGAAGCCCATGCCCAGGGCCAGTATGTGCTGCCCCCCATGCACCTCACGCGCGAGACGGCGCCCGGCGAACTCGAACGGGCGATGGGCTCGGCCCCGCATCGCCTGCAGGGCAGCCTGAGCGTGGGCGGACAGGAGCAGTTCTACCTCGAAGGCCAGGTGGCCTATGCCATGCCCTCCGAGAATGCGGGCATGCGCGTGCTCTGCTCCACCCAGCACCCCAGCGAGATGCAGCATGTCGTGGCCCACATGCTGGGGTGGATGCTGCACCAGGTGCAGGTGGAATGCAGGCGCATGGGTGGCGGCTTCGGCGGCAAGGAATCGCAGTCGGCGCAGTTCGCCTGCTGCGCGGCGCTGGCCGCCCATCTGCTGCAGCGGCCGGTGAAGCTGCGGCTCGACCGCGACGACGACTTCCTAATCACCGGCCGGCGCCACGGCTTCGAGTACGACTACGCCGTGGGCTTCGATGATGAGGGCCGCATCCTCGCCTACGACGTCACGCTCATCGCCAATGCCGGGCATTCCGCCGACCTCTCCGGCGCGGTGCTCACCCGGGCCATCTGCCACGTGGACAACGCCTACTGGCTGCCCAATGTCGCCATCCACGGATTCGTGGCCAAGACCAACACCCAGAGCAACACCGCCTTCCGCGGCTTCGGCGGGCCGCAAGGCGCCCTCGTCACCGAGTTCGTGCTCGACTCCATCGCCCGAAAATTGGGGCATGACGCCCTTCAGGTGCGCCGCGCCAACTTCTACGGCATCGGCCAGAACCACCACACGCCCTACGGCCAGGGCGTGACCGACAACGTCATCACCCCGTTGGTGGACCAGCTCGCGCACAGCGCCGACCACGCCGCGCGCCGCGCCGCCATCGCCCGCTTCAACGCCCACAGCCCGGTGCTCAAAAAGGGGCTGGCGCTCACCCCGGTCAAGTTCGGCATCTCGTTCAATGTCGTGCACCTGAACCAGGCGGGCGCGCTCGTCCACATCTACACCGATGGCAGCGTGCTGGTGAACCACGGCGGCACCGAAATGGGGCAAGGGCTGAACACCAAGGTGGCGCAAGTCGTCGCCGAGGAACTGGGGCTCGATTTCGCCGCCGTGCGCTGCACCGCCACCGACACCCACAAAGTGGCCAACACCTCGGCCACCGCCGCCTCCACCGGGGCCGACCTCAACGGCATGGCCGCGCTCGATGCCGCCCGCACCCTGCGCCAGCGCCTGGCCGCCTTCGCCGCCGAACGGCACGGCGGCCGCGCCGAGTTGGTGCGTTTCAGCGGCGGCATGGTGCACACCGGCGACGCCGCCCTGCCCTTCGCCACCCTGGTGCAACAGGCCTATCTCGCCCGGGTGCAGTTGTGGAGCGACGGCTTCTACACCACGCCCGACCTGCACTGGAATGCCGAGACGCTCACCGGCCACCCGTTCTACTACTTCGCCTACGGCGCCGCGGCCAGCGAAGTGCTGGTCGACACCCTCACCGGCGAGTGGCGCCTGCTTCGCGCCGACCTGCTGCACGACGCCGGCAAGTCGCTCAATCCGGCCCTCGACATCGGACAGGTCGAAGGCGCCTTCATTCAGGGCATGGGCTGGCTCACCCTGGAAGAACTGGTGTGGCACCCGAAAACCGGGCTTCTGCTCACCCATGCCCCCAGCACCTACAAGATTCCCACCGCCAACGACTGCCCGGCGGAGCTGCACACCGCGCTGTTCGACAACCCCAACGCCCAGCCCACGGTGCATCGCTCCAAGGCCGTGGGCGAGCCGCCGCTGCTGTTGCCGTTTTCGGTGCTGCTCGCGATTCGGGACGCCATTTCGGCCGTGGGCGAACATCGCATCGACCCGCCACTGCGCGCCCCGGCCACGCCCGAAGCCATACTCGACGCCATCGACGCGGTACGCGCTCAATAG
- a CDS encoding LysR family transcriptional regulator, whose translation MNNALDSIDLHLIRILHTVLTESNVSRAAMRLGSTQPAVSGALRRLRAITGDELLVRSGNAMVPTAFGASLIEPSACILREAQRLLGGTGPFDAMHSTRQFRLAAADYMDPAFLPHLIATLKREAPQCGVDVLPLSATLDYRHALAAGDVDAVLGNWLEPPQDLHLAPLIEDDIVCLVAASHPALRRGLDLDQYLQAEHVAPSPLRAVGEGVIDQHLHHLGLQRNVTVHCAFFNLIPGLVARSLLVLTTGRRFCQRYVESGMAVRILPCPVPFPPLTYYLLWHARVHLDAAHRWLRAHVREAATQAHG comes from the coding sequence ATGAACAATGCGCTGGACTCCATCGACCTGCACCTCATCCGGATCCTGCATACCGTGCTGACCGAATCGAACGTTTCCCGAGCCGCCATGCGCCTGGGCTCGACCCAGCCCGCCGTGAGCGGGGCGCTGCGCCGCCTGCGCGCCATCACCGGCGATGAACTGCTGGTGCGCAGCGGCAATGCCATGGTGCCGACCGCGTTTGGCGCAAGCCTGATCGAGCCCAGTGCCTGCATTCTGCGGGAGGCGCAGCGCCTGCTCGGGGGCACGGGGCCGTTCGATGCGATGCACAGCACGCGTCAGTTCCGTCTGGCGGCGGCCGACTACATGGACCCGGCTTTTCTGCCACATCTCATCGCCACGCTCAAACGCGAGGCACCGCAGTGTGGCGTCGACGTGCTGCCGCTGTCGGCCACTCTGGACTATCGCCACGCGCTGGCGGCCGGGGACGTCGATGCCGTCTTGGGCAACTGGCTGGAGCCGCCCCAGGATCTGCACCTTGCGCCGCTGATCGAAGACGACATCGTCTGCCTGGTCGCAGCAAGCCACCCCGCGCTGCGTCGCGGTCTGGATCTGGATCAGTATCTGCAGGCCGAGCATGTGGCGCCGTCACCGCTGCGCGCCGTGGGCGAGGGGGTGATCGACCAGCACCTGCATCATCTGGGGCTGCAGCGCAACGTCACGGTGCACTGCGCCTTTTTCAACCTGATTCCGGGCCTGGTGGCGCGCAGCCTGCTGGTGCTGACGACGGGGCGCCGGTTCTGTCAACGCTATGTGGAATCGGGCATGGCCGTGCGCATCCTGCCTTGTCCGGTGCCGTTCCCCCCGCTGACCTACTACCTGCTGTGGCATGCCCGCGTGCATCTCGACGCGGCGCACCGCTGGCTGCGTGCGCACGTCCGGGAGGCTGCGACGCAGGCGCACGGCTGA
- a CDS encoding NCS2 family permease, producing MNLRTLFKLDAHGTDVRTEILAGVTTFLTMSYIIFVNPDILSTTGMDKNAVFVATCLAAALGTFIMAFVANWPIGLAPGMGLNAFFAFTVVKGMGFTWEQALGAVFISGCLFILLTITGVRSWLVAGIPKSLRSAIAAGIGMFLAIIALSNAGVVVANPATKVGLGNLATLPVVLAACGFLLIALLDYWRVRGAILIGIVAVTLASMALGLTHYQGIISMPPSMAPTFLKLDILGALHAGFFHIILVFVLVEIFDATGTLTGVARKAGLLKEGAKGDQRGLGRALFADSLAIFSGSLLGTSSTTAYIESASGVQAGGRTGLTALTVGLLFLAALFIAPLAAVVPAYATAPALLYVAGLMMRELLEIDWGDITESVPSALAALIMPFTYSIANGLAFGFIAYAALKLLTGRARDVHPALWVVAALFLLRYALFPTD from the coding sequence ATGAATCTGCGAACCTTGTTCAAGCTCGATGCGCACGGCACCGATGTGCGCACCGAGATCCTGGCGGGGGTGACGACGTTTCTCACCATGTCGTACATCATCTTCGTCAACCCCGACATCCTGTCCACCACCGGCATGGACAAGAACGCCGTGTTCGTCGCCACCTGTCTGGCGGCGGCCCTGGGCACTTTCATCATGGCCTTCGTCGCCAACTGGCCCATCGGCCTGGCGCCGGGCATGGGGTTGAACGCCTTTTTCGCCTTCACCGTGGTCAAGGGCATGGGCTTCACCTGGGAGCAGGCCCTGGGCGCCGTGTTCATCTCGGGCTGCCTGTTCATTCTGCTGACCATCACCGGCGTGCGATCGTGGCTGGTGGCGGGCATTCCGAAGTCCTTGCGCAGCGCCATTGCGGCAGGCATTGGCATGTTTCTGGCCATCATCGCGCTGTCGAACGCGGGCGTCGTGGTGGCCAATCCGGCGACCAAGGTGGGGCTGGGCAATCTGGCCACGCTGCCCGTGGTGCTGGCGGCGTGCGGCTTTCTGCTCATCGCCCTGCTCGACTACTGGCGGGTGCGCGGCGCCATTCTCATCGGCATCGTGGCGGTGACACTGGCGAGCATGGCGCTCGGGCTGACGCATTACCAGGGCATCATCTCCATGCCGCCGAGCATGGCGCCGACCTTTCTCAAGCTCGACATTCTCGGGGCGCTGCATGCCGGTTTTTTTCACATCATTCTGGTGTTCGTGCTGGTGGAAATTTTTGATGCCACCGGCACCTTGACGGGCGTGGCCCGCAAGGCCGGGTTGCTGAAGGAGGGCGCCAAGGGCGACCAGCGTGGCCTGGGGCGCGCGCTGTTTGCCGACAGCCTGGCCATCTTCTCCGGCTCGCTGCTGGGCACCAGCAGCACCACGGCCTATATCGAAAGCGCCTCTGGGGTGCAGGCCGGCGGGCGCACGGGCCTGACGGCGCTGACCGTGGGCCTGCTGTTTCTCGCCGCGCTGTTCATCGCGCCGCTGGCCGCTGTGGTGCCCGCCTATGCCACGGCCCCGGCGCTGCTCTACGTGGCCGGGCTGATGATGCGCGAGCTGCTGGAAATCGACTGGGGCGACATCACCGAATCGGTGCCCTCGGCGCTGGCCGCGTTGATCATGCCATTCACCTATTCCATCGCCAACGGCCTGGCCTTCGGCTTCATCGCCTACGCGGCGCTCAAGCTGCTGACCGGGCGGGCACGGGACGTGCATCCGGCGCTGTGGGTGGTGGCGGCGCTGTTCCTGCTGCGCTATGCGCTGTTTCCCACCGACTGA
- a CDS encoding ABC transporter permease produces MLRLEPRSAPSRAMVWLSPLLALVITVAFGVAIFLAMGKSPLHGLSMFFWEPLKNAYSLSELALKASPLILIGLGLAACYRSNVWNIGAEGQYIVGAIFGGGVALLAGDNTSHAIVLPILLAGVVGGMVWAALVAALRDWFNANEILVSLMLVYVAQYLLDYLVYGPWKDPEGYNFPQTKIFADPALLGHLIEGTRLNWGFPIALVAVALVWVFLFRSVQGFRLQVGGLAPGAARYAGYSSRKALWTVLLMSGGFAGLAGSLDAIGPLQQLTPQVSQGYGFAAIIVAFVGRLNPVGIVLSGALMAMFYIGGELAQSRLGLPNAMTGVFQGLLLFSLLACDTLIHHRIRFKR; encoded by the coding sequence ATGCTGCGGCTTGAACCCCGAAGCGCCCCTTCGAGAGCCATGGTGTGGCTGTCGCCGCTGCTGGCGCTGGTGATCACGGTGGCCTTCGGCGTGGCCATCTTTCTGGCCATGGGCAAGAGCCCGCTGCACGGCCTGAGCATGTTTTTCTGGGAGCCGCTCAAGAACGCCTACAGCCTGTCGGAGCTGGCGCTCAAGGCCAGTCCGCTCATTCTCATCGGCCTGGGACTGGCGGCCTGTTATCGCAGCAATGTCTGGAATATCGGCGCCGAAGGGCAATACATCGTCGGCGCGATCTTCGGCGGCGGCGTGGCGCTGCTGGCCGGCGACAACACCTCGCACGCCATCGTGCTGCCCATTCTGCTGGCCGGCGTGGTGGGCGGCATGGTGTGGGCGGCGCTGGTGGCCGCGCTTCGCGACTGGTTCAACGCGAACGAGATCCTGGTGAGCCTGATGCTGGTCTATGTCGCGCAATACTTGCTCGACTACCTGGTGTACGGCCCGTGGAAAGATCCGGAGGGCTACAACTTTCCGCAGACCAAGATATTCGCCGATCCGGCGCTGTTGGGCCATCTGATCGAAGGCACGCGGCTGAACTGGGGCTTTCCGATCGCGCTGGTCGCGGTGGCGCTGGTGTGGGTGTTTCTGTTCCGCAGCGTGCAGGGCTTCCGGCTTCAGGTGGGCGGGCTGGCACCCGGTGCGGCGCGCTATGCCGGTTATTCGTCGCGCAAGGCGCTCTGGACGGTGCTGCTGATGTCGGGCGGTTTTGCCGGCCTGGCCGGGTCGCTCGATGCCATCGGGCCGCTGCAGCAGCTCACGCCGCAGGTGTCGCAGGGCTACGGCTTCGCGGCCATCATCGTGGCTTTCGTCGGCCGCCTCAATCCGGTGGGCATCGTGCTCTCGGGCGCGCTGATGGCGATGTTCTACATTGGCGGCGAGCTGGCGCAGTCGCGCCTGGGTCTGCCCAATGCGATGACGGGCGTCTTCCAGGGCTTGCTGCTGTTTTCGCTGCTGGCCTGCGATACCTTGATCCACCACCGCATCCGCTTTAAACGCTGA